The following DNA comes from Cytophagales bacterium.
CTTGAATCCAATGACGGCTCCTACGTGATCTCCTTCATTTTCGGTCGTATTTTCCTGTAAGTTCCAACCATCACCCCAGGTATGGGTCACTTCAAAATCTCGATCAAACTCAGCCACAAAGTAGTTGTGAAAATTATCAGGAGCTCCCCCGTGGTTGTAGCGATTGTACCCGATGATCTTTCTTTCTTCAGGAATTACCTTAACCATCGACCCTTTTTCAAAAGCATCCAAAATGAGGTAAGAAGATTCGCTATCGGGAAAAGTAAATCGAAAATGGGCCGCGCGTTCTGTCGGTGTTACTTCCGCATTGATATCATAATCCGCGAGATATACCTGATAATAGTGTGGTCTCGCAGTTTCAGCCTTATGTGAAAACCAGGAAGCTCGTTCATCTTCCTGAAATTTCAGATCACCCGTTACGGCCATCAACGAAAAAGCTGCATAATCATTGAGCCAGGGGCTGGGCTGGTGGGTTTGCTTGATCCCCCTGATCTTGTTCTCATCATACTTGTAGGTCCATCCGTCTCCCATTTTACTGGTCATGGGAGTCCAGAAATTCATCCCCCAGGGTACCGCAACGGCAGGATAAGTATTGCCATTGGACAAGCTGAATTCGGAATCTGTCCCCATCAAAGTATTGACCATCCGCACTGCATCATAATCAATACGCTGCTGTTCAGAAGATTGATGTTCTATGGTACAACCCGACAGGGCCACTACCAGCAGAACAAGCACTTTCTTTGCTATTTTTTTCATTTGAGATTCTAAGGTCATCTGATCTTCCATCTATTCATCTGTAAGTGAACCACTACGACCCAGCAGCAATAGAAATATGTCAATACTTATTTGTATGATGCTTTTCATTTGCGGGTGTTAATCTTCTAGTTTTTCGAGCCAGTTTTTCTTTAGGAGGAATGAGGTCACTACCAAAATCAGAATTCCGACCGTCATGGGTACAAATTCCTTGATGACCAAATAGATTGGGATCACTACCAGTGACATCTGCCAAACCACGCCAACGAGGATATTGACCATGTCTCGTTTGAAATCCTTGTTGACCGGGAAGTTTGCTTCTTCTACCAAAACTTTGGCTTTGATCGGTCCCCAAAATCCCCATGGTCGGACTTTCTTGTAGAATGAAATAAGTACCGCTTCCTCATCAGGAGGAGTCATGAGCGTACCTGCCACGGAACCAATCGTTGAGAACAATAGAATGTAAGGGAATGCATACAAGGGCTGTACTTCTGGCGCCACAATTGGCATCAATAATGAAGCCACTAATCCGGCAACCATGCCCCAGAAGAAACCATAACTATTAAACCTCCACCAATGCCATTTCAGTAGGTTCGCTGCTGTATAGCCACCGAACAATGCCCCAAAAATCCACTGCATCATGTCGTTGATGGTATCCACCAAAAAACCAAAAACGATCCCTATCGCCACCAAAACGAAGGAGGACAAATAACTTAATCGGACGTAAGTTTTATCGGATTTTTCCGCGTTGAAATATTTCTTATAAATGTCATTGACGAAATAGACCGGTGCCGCGTTCACCGCAGCAGCAAACGTAGACATGAATGCAGCGAGCAAGCCAGCAATTAAAATACCGACCAATCCAACTGGAATAAAGTTATTAATGGCGTATGGGAGGATCAACTCAAAATCGAAGGCTCCTCCTTTTGCTTGCAATTCCGGCCCGAGGAATACTAGTGCTAAAACCGTCAGTCCGGCTACCATCATGTATCTCGGAAAAAACATGACCAAAGAAACAATGCCACTCATTTTCGCTGCATCCTTCGGGTTCCTGGTGGCCAGAATTCGCTGCATGTCGTAATTCGGCACGGGTCCGGCCATACTTGAAAAGATGCCTTTGAAGATCATCATCATGAAAATGAAACCGAACAAACTAAATCCATCATCATCAATCTTTTGATTGACCGAGTCGAGGATCCCTGTCCAATCAAGATCTAGTTTCCAACCAAAGAACAGGTCTTTCCAGCCATTGGGAATGACCGCATTCAACATGTCCGGGCTCACATTGATCATCGCAATGACTCCCACCATGATCGCAGCAATGGTCATGATCCCGAATTGCAACAATTCTGTGGAAACCACGCTGTACATACCGCCTTTGACAATGTAAAGTGTAGTAAAGCCTAAAATAATCAGCGCATAAACATCCGGAGAAAGATCCCACGGCAAGAATGTCGAAGAAAATTTACCAATCCCTTTGAACGCATAGGAAATGAACCCAATGGCGCTAACGATGGCAAAAATGACCACAATCAGATGAGACAATTCTACGCCTTTTCCATTACCAAAACGCGTTCGCAGCCATTCGGCTCCTGTCATGACATTGGACCTCCTAAGCCAGGTGGAGATATATACCATTAAGAAGATCTGATTGAAAGTAGGCCATATCCAGGGTAACCAGGCACTTTTCAGTCCATAAACAAAACACATCGATACTAGCCACATGGTCCCGGCAATGTCAAACATCCCCGAAGCGTTGGAAACCCCCAACATCCACCACGGGATGGTCTTACCTCCCAAAAAATAAGAATCCATGTTCTTGGAAGCGCGCTTCGAAATGTAAACCCCGATGGCTATCGTGATTCCGAAATACGCAATAATGATCCCTATGTCCAGCAGTCCTAATTGCATATCAGTAGGTATCTGGGATCGACATGACCTTCAATTGAGGCGGAGCTTCCATGCCCTCTCTCGGGAACCTAACCTTCTTTACCTCATAGGGTAGTAGGTCAAAAAAGTTATCGGAGAAATTTCCTGAAACTCCCTCAAATTCCAGGTACATACTCTTGACGAGGACAGTAGCAGACAAAGTCACTAACCAATGTTCCCCCTCCTTTGAAACTTCATAGATGAAGTCAGGTTCGGGTAGTGCTAGCTCCTTGACCGGATGCCAGTAATACTGATTGGTATACATGTTATCTTCCACAGCAAGCCTTGCATCCAAAAGTATTTGCTTCGTGTCCAGATGGGCATAGGCTATTGGTTCAATCGTGAAGTACAATTCACTGACTCCTGGTTTCACAGTGATGGTTTGGTTTTCAACCACCAGTTGATTGCCTTCAAAATCTTTAATGATCAGTGAGATACCTGCAGGTACAGCTTTTACCTTATCCGAAACCACATGGACATTGATTGTACCATCTTCCAGAAAATCACAGGTGATCAGGTAATCCGTATATTGACGAGCTACTTCGTAGTGAAGCGCTTTCCATTTGCCATAATAATCAATCCCCGACCAGGAGGCTACCGGCCAGCAGTCATTGAGTTGCCAATAAATGGTACCCATACAGAAAGGCTTACTCCTCCGCTGGGCTTCAATGCCCATGCGCATGCCTTCCGCCTGAACCACCTGACTGAGGTACAGGAAGGATTCAAAATCTTTGGGTGGATGGTAGCTCCGATTGGTATAGGTGGCTATCAGTTGATTGCCTCTTGGATGTTTTTGATGCACCTTCATGACTTCCGAGTCAATGGACCAATCTTCAGGGAGTGAATAACGCTGCACAGAAGACTGAACCGGAAATGACTGAAAGCCAAACTCACTCATGAACCGGGGAACACTTCTTTTGAAATCTTCAAAAGGTGCTTCTCCATGCCAAACGCCCCAATAATGATGATTCCCATATTTGAAGAGATCGGGATCTTCCCAGTTGTTCATGGGAGACGAAGACAAGTAGTGACGTCCAGGGTCCAACTGACTGATCAGTTCGGGCAGCAGCTTCTGAAATAATGCCTGATAATCCGTTTCTAATTTCTTCAAATCTTCTGGGCGGTAGTTGAATTTCTCCGTCCAACCCCAGCTGTCCCAGCCCATTTCGATTTCGTTGTTGCCACACCACATGACAATGGACGGATGATTTCTAAGGCGCCTGATATTGGCAGTAGCCTCTTGCTTAACACTGTCCAAAAATACCTGATCGCCAGGGTACATGGTACAAGCAAACATGAAGTCCTGCCAGACCATTAAGCCGTGTTCATCAGCAAGCTCATAAAACAGATCCTTTTCATAAATCCCGCCGCCCCAAACCCGGATGATATTCATATTAGCTGCGATCGCACTTTGCAAAAGCGTATGATAATGCTCATCAGACACACGTGTAAGGAAACTATCCTGAGGAATGTAATTCGCTCCCTTGGCGTAGACTGGCACCCCATTGACTTTAAAGAAAAAGGACTGTCCCATGGCGTCCTTTTCAATCACTGTTTCAACAGTCCGCAATCCTACTTTTTGTACCGTTGAGGAAACCACCGTTTCATCTATGATCAAATCCAGCCGGAATTCATATAAATACGGATCACCCAGGCCTCTGGGCCACCATTTCTTATAATCCTCAATTTGGACAGAAGTCTGTAGTTGATTTTGACCTAATGACAAAGGAATCGAACTTCCTTGATGGTCCAGGTCGTCACTCAGGCAAGTGATCTCCAACAAAGCTTCTTGCTCCACTTCTGACGATAAGGTGACATCAAAGTTCACCGTTGCTACTCGTGGAGACAGAGACTGGTTGACCTGAATTTCTTCGATAACCGCCTGTTCGTAAATATGTAACCAAATGGGTCTCCAAACCCCGGAAGTAACAAATCGAGGGCCCCAATCCCATCCAAAATGGTAGGGCGCTTTACGGGTAAATACACTTAGATTTTCTTCAGAATGGTCATTCTCCGCCGGGTACAAGATACCCGTTGCCTGGGCTTTCTCCCCCACTTCGTCGATCGGAGACCGAAAGAGGATATACAGCTCATTTTCTCCTGGCACCAAATGTTCTGCAACATCACATCTCCAGGGAACAAACATGTTGGAAGCTTCCAGGATCAGGTTCCCATTCAAATAAACATCCGCATAAGTATCCAGTCCTTCAAAGACCAATTCCAATTTTCCCGTTTGAGGTACTTCATCCAACATGAAGCTGGTTCGATACTCCCAATTTCTTACCTCGATCCATTGCAATTCAGACTCATTGTTTCTGTCGAATGGGTCCGGGATCAATTGATGATCCAGCAGGTCAGTAAAATTCGTTCCCGGCACAGTTGCCGGATACCATTGTTCCTCTCCTACTGATCTAAATTCCCAACCTGTATCAATCTGCCGAAGGCAATTCGTCCCAGTTTCGGAATGAACTTTGATCTTATGGTCTGTTTCGTTCAACATGAACTTATTTCTGGTTTCTTGGCAGAACTCCCCATGTGTGATCGGGTTGTTCTCCTAGGGTGATTTTCAATTCTCCGCCTGCCATGAGTATTTCATGACTGAAAAGCGGCACGTCAAGAGGTTTGCCGTTCAATTCGGCACCCCGAATGTACTGATTTCCATCAGATGATCCTTCAGCTACTATCCTGAAAGTCTTTCCACCAGGCAAATGGATGGTTGCTTCATCAAACAAAGGACTCGAAAGTGAATACTCACCATTCGCAGGATTGACCGGATAGAAACCTAACGCACTAAACACGTACCACGCCGACATCTGCCCACAATCATCGTTACCACAAAGTCCATCTGGTTTCGTGTGGTATTGTGTACGCAGGATATTCCTCACGACTTCCTGGGTCTTCCAGGGTGCTCCTGCATAATTGTACAAATAGGCCACATGGTGGCTAGGCTCATTGCCGTGGGCATACTGACCAATAAGACCAGAAATGTCTGCCGAAATGTGATTCCCGGTGATCTCTGAATCCGTGGAAAACAGTGAATCCAGTTTTCGCGTGAATGCCTCGTTACCACCCATGAGGTCAATCAGGCCGGGAATATCGTGTGGAACAAACCAGGAATGTTGCCAGGCATTCCCTTCGGTATAGTCCGTATTGACTCGATGTTCAGAGCGCTTTGGATCGAAAGGCGATCTCCAGCTACCATCACTCAATTTACCACGCATGAAGCCCGTGCCAGGGTCATACAATTTCTTGTAACTCATGGCTCTTTCCATGAAGTATTGATAATCGTCCTCTTTTCCTAAATCTCTTGCCACCTGTGCAATGCACCAGTCATCGTAAGCATATTCAAGGTTTTTGGTCACCGACTCTACTTCCAGGTCACTGGGAATGAACCCATATTCTTTATAGAACTTGACACCTCGAATGTCCTGAATCGCACTTTTTTTCATGGCCTCATAGGCCTCTTCAATATCAAAACCTGTAAACCCTTTGAAATAGGCATCGGTGATTACGGGAATGGCATGGTATCCGGTCATGGTATTTGTTTCATTACCCAACAAGGACCAAACAGGCAGCAATCCATACTCGCGATAATGAGCTAGGATCGAATTGATCATATCGTTGACTTTGTCTGTCTGTGTGATGGTGAACAGTGGATGCGCCGCTCTGAAGGTATCCCACAAAGAGAAGATATCGTATCGTGTATAGCCTTCCGCCTGATTGATCGCTCCACCTGCGCCTTTGTATTCCTGATTGGGATCAGAATAAACTACCGGCGCCAGACTGGCATGATACATGGCCGTGTAGAAGGTCTTTTTCAGTTCAATGTTATCCGATTTGATGGTGATTTTAGACAGTTCTTTTTCCCATTTTGCAACAGCTTCGGCACTCACCTGATCAAAGGTCTTTCCATCAGACTCGTTTAAACTAAGTATGGCACCAGCTTCAGAAGCACTCGATATTCCTGTTCGTACCAGTATTTCGGAACGAGAAGTTGATGGAGCAAATTCCAGTAACGCTTTGAGTTTAGCTCCTTCATTTACATCACTGTTCAATAAAACTGTACTATCGGCAAAAGTTGTTTTCAGAACGGGTTCAGAAAAAGCAATCGCGAAGTAAACACGTTGATCTTCGGCCCAGCCAGTCGAAAAACGATAGCCCGTAATCAAAGTATCATTGACCACTTCTATTTTTCCCGATGTGGATTTGTCCCAATTAATATTGTGGGATAAGTCGAGTACAATCGACCTATCCCCAACCGGGAAAGTGTACCGCTGCAGTCCCGATCTGCTCGTTGTAGTAAGAGCAACTTCGATCTCAGAATCCAGAAGGCTTACCCGATAAAAACCAGGCCTGGCTTCTTCGGATTCATGCGAGTATTTTCCATAATAATCATAATCCGTTCTGGAATTAATCTCTTTGGTTAAATCAATCGGACGATTCGCTGGCATTAGACGGATATCCCCCAGATCTCCAATTCCGGTACCAGAAAGGTGCAGATGACTGAAGCCGACAATGATGCTGTCCGAATAATGATAACCAGAACACCAATCCCAGCCAGTAACACCATTGTCTGGGCTGACCTGAACACCACCGAAGGGTACGGCAGCTCCGGGAAATGTATGACCATGTGCTCCCGTGCCAATGAATGGGTCAACAAAATCAACCAACTGAACTTGCGGTGATGAATAAGGAGATTGCTCTCGTTGACATCCAACCAGAATGATCAAGCCTAGCAATAAAACCACCTGGCTTCGGAAAGTTCGATAGGATTGCGATGGGCGAATCATGCTTGCATTGAATTTGAAGTAGGACGATGGCCGCGTAAGCCATAAAACAAAATGTACAGGTAGCAAACCACGGGCAAAAGGAAGGACAACTGCACACCAAATGAATCTGCCAGGGCTCCCTGCGCCGGAGGGATAATCGCACCGCCCACGATCATCATCACCAAAAGCGATGAACCCTGACTGGTATATTTTCCAAGATCTTTGATGGCCAGCGTGAATATGTTGGACCACAAGATCGAATTGAAGGCTCCTATTGCGATGGCACACCAGAAAGCCGTGAGGCCATTAGAGAATACCACAATCAATAGTAGCCCAACTACTACGGTGGCAAATACCGAAAGTGTCTTTGCAGGATTGGATCCTGAGATCAGGAAAGCGAGGTAATTGATAGCCAGGAACAGCAAAAAGATCGCAACCTCTCCAAATGGAATGAATTCGATGTAGAATTGATCTCCATCATTCTTAATTGCAGTAATGAAGTAAACCACAAAGAAACTGATGACCGAAAGACCAGCCATGACGAGGTATTTCTTCGCTTTTTCTGAAATACTACCCATGGAAACTGATCCTAGAAACCGGCCGATCATGGCCCCGCCCCAATAATAAGCGAGGAACTTACCACCTTCAGCCTCCTCCAACCCCATGATATTTTCTAACTGAAAGAAACTGATCAGGTAGCTACCAACGGATACTTCTCCTCCTACGTACATGAATATGGCAATCATACCAAGGAGTAAGTGCCGGAATTTCAGGACCTCTGTCCCTTTAAGAATTTCTTCTTTGTTAACGAAGGAAGGAAGTTTAACTGCTTTTACTAGCAAAGCCAGAAGGAAGAAA
Coding sequences within:
- a CDS encoding glycoside hydrolase family 2 protein; translation: MLNETDHKIKVHSETGTNCLRQIDTGWEFRSVGEEQWYPATVPGTNFTDLLDHQLIPDPFDRNNESELQWIEVRNWEYRTSFMLDEVPQTGKLELVFEGLDTYADVYLNGNLILEASNMFVPWRCDVAEHLVPGENELYILFRSPIDEVGEKAQATGILYPAENDHSEENLSVFTRKAPYHFGWDWGPRFVTSGVWRPIWLHIYEQAVIEEIQVNQSLSPRVATVNFDVTLSSEVEQEALLEITCLSDDLDHQGSSIPLSLGQNQLQTSVQIEDYKKWWPRGLGDPYLYEFRLDLIIDETVVSSTVQKVGLRTVETVIEKDAMGQSFFFKVNGVPVYAKGANYIPQDSFLTRVSDEHYHTLLQSAIAANMNIIRVWGGGIYEKDLFYELADEHGLMVWQDFMFACTMYPGDQVFLDSVKQEATANIRRLRNHPSIVMWCGNNEIEMGWDSWGWTEKFNYRPEDLKKLETDYQALFQKLLPELISQLDPGRHYLSSSPMNNWEDPDLFKYGNHHYWGVWHGEAPFEDFKRSVPRFMSEFGFQSFPVQSSVQRYSLPEDWSIDSEVMKVHQKHPRGNQLIATYTNRSYHPPKDFESFLYLSQVVQAEGMRMGIEAQRRSKPFCMGTIYWQLNDCWPVASWSGIDYYGKWKALHYEVARQYTDYLITCDFLEDGTINVHVVSDKVKAVPAGISLIIKDFEGNQLVVENQTITVKPGVSELYFTIEPIAYAHLDTKQILLDARLAVEDNMYTNQYYWHPVKELALPEPDFIYEVSKEGEHWLVTLSATVLVKSMYLEFEGVSGNFSDNFFDLLPYEVKKVRFPREGMEAPPQLKVMSIPDTY
- a CDS encoding sugar MFS transporter; its protein translation is MQENTSQNNLRPFITIAFLFFMWGFITVMNDVLIPHLKSVFSLSFFQAGLVQFAFFIAFFIVSLIYFIISVTKEDPISRIGYKNGIILGLVLCGIGCCLFYPSAQYQVYGFFLAALFVLASGVTILQIAANPYAAILGSEATASSRLNLAQGFNSFGTTLAPVVGAILIYKIFSNGTITVDGLKLPYLIYGGLFFLLALLVKAVKLPSFVNKEEILKGTEVLKFRHLLLGMIAIFMYVGGEVSVGSYLISFFQLENIMGLEEAEGGKFLAYYWGGAMIGRFLGSVSMGSISEKAKKYLVMAGLSVISFFVVYFITAIKNDGDQFYIEFIPFGEVAIFLLFLAINYLAFLISGSNPAKTLSVFATVVVGLLLIVVFSNGLTAFWCAIAIGAFNSILWSNIFTLAIKDLGKYTSQGSSLLVMMIVGGAIIPPAQGALADSFGVQLSFLLPVVCYLYILFYGLRGHRPTSNSMQA
- a CDS encoding sodium:solute symporter family protein is translated as MQLGLLDIGIIIAYFGITIAIGVYISKRASKNMDSYFLGGKTIPWWMLGVSNASGMFDIAGTMWLVSMCFVYGLKSAWLPWIWPTFNQIFLMVYISTWLRRSNVMTGAEWLRTRFGNGKGVELSHLIVVIFAIVSAIGFISYAFKGIGKFSSTFLPWDLSPDVYALIILGFTTLYIVKGGMYSVVSTELLQFGIMTIAAIMVGVIAMINVSPDMLNAVIPNGWKDLFFGWKLDLDWTGILDSVNQKIDDDGFSLFGFIFMMMIFKGIFSSMAGPVPNYDMQRILATRNPKDAAKMSGIVSLVMFFPRYMMVAGLTVLALVFLGPELQAKGGAFDFELILPYAINNFIPVGLVGILIAGLLAAFMSTFAAAVNAAPVYFVNDIYKKYFNAEKSDKTYVRLSYLSSFVLVAIGIVFGFLVDTINDMMQWIFGALFGGYTAANLLKWHWWRFNSYGFFWGMVAGLVASLLMPIVAPEVQPLYAFPYILLFSTIGSVAGTLMTPPDEEAVLISFYKKVRPWGFWGPIKAKVLVEEANFPVNKDFKRDMVNILVGVVWQMSLVVIPIYLVIKEFVPMTVGILILVVTSFLLKKNWLEKLED
- a CDS encoding GH92 family glycosyl hydrolase, with the translated sequence MIRPSQSYRTFRSQVVLLLGLIILVGCQREQSPYSSPQVQLVDFVDPFIGTGAHGHTFPGAAVPFGGVQVSPDNGVTGWDWCSGYHYSDSIIVGFSHLHLSGTGIGDLGDIRLMPANRPIDLTKEINSRTDYDYYGKYSHESEEARPGFYRVSLLDSEIEVALTTTSRSGLQRYTFPVGDRSIVLDLSHNINWDKSTSGKIEVVNDTLITGYRFSTGWAEDQRVYFAIAFSEPVLKTTFADSTVLLNSDVNEGAKLKALLEFAPSTSRSEILVRTGISSASEAGAILSLNESDGKTFDQVSAEAVAKWEKELSKITIKSDNIELKKTFYTAMYHASLAPVVYSDPNQEYKGAGGAINQAEGYTRYDIFSLWDTFRAAHPLFTITQTDKVNDMINSILAHYREYGLLPVWSLLGNETNTMTGYHAIPVITDAYFKGFTGFDIEEAYEAMKKSAIQDIRGVKFYKEYGFIPSDLEVESVTKNLEYAYDDWCIAQVARDLGKEDDYQYFMERAMSYKKLYDPGTGFMRGKLSDGSWRSPFDPKRSEHRVNTDYTEGNAWQHSWFVPHDIPGLIDLMGGNEAFTRKLDSLFSTDSEITGNHISADISGLIGQYAHGNEPSHHVAYLYNYAGAPWKTQEVVRNILRTQYHTKPDGLCGNDDCGQMSAWYVFSALGFYPVNPANGEYSLSSPLFDEATIHLPGGKTFRIVAEGSSDGNQYIRGAELNGKPLDVPLFSHEILMAGGELKITLGEQPDHTWGVLPRNQK